One part of the Solanum dulcamara chromosome 3, daSolDulc1.2, whole genome shotgun sequence genome encodes these proteins:
- the LOC129882027 gene encoding uncharacterized protein LOC129882027 encodes MALVAASASLSFSTEKFTCRFTNSYFKSHFVKKINKNNLDPPLQQWLTRSRISFIMLTQNVIDSYKDAKRVSFQLPKLLLPFRSRFVPLLPKFPSPLLSYPMSSLNSDANPDAKTVRAVIKGRVQGVFYRDWTVENAKELGLKGWVRNRRDGSVEALFSGSPEKVQEMEQRCRRGPPSAIVTGLDVFPCDDDPGTGFERKQTA; translated from the exons ATGGCATTAGTGGCAGCTTCTGCATCATTATCTTTTTCTACAGAAAAATTCACTTGTCGTTTCACAAATTCATACTTCAAATCCCATTTTGTTAAGAAGATTAACAAGAACAATCTAGACCCACCATTGCAGCAATGGCTAACAAGATCAAGAATCTCGTTTATTATGCTTACACaaaatgttattgattcatATAAAGACGCAAAACGAGTTTCCTTTCAGCTTCCTAAGTTACTATTACCATTTCGCTCTCGTTTTGTTCCACTTCTGCCCAAATTTCCTTCACCTCTTCTGTCATATCCTATGTCCTCCTTAAATTCTGACGCTAACCCAGATGCTAAAACG GTTAGAGCTGTGATTAAGGGGAGAGTGCAAGGGGTGTTTTACAGGGACTGGACTGTGGAGAATGCTAAGGAATTGGGGTTGAAAGGTTGGGTTCGAAATAGGAGGGATGGATCGGTGGAGGCTTTGTTTTCTGGAAGCCCCGAAAAAGTTCAGGAAATGGAGCAGAGGTGTCGGAGAGGTCCACCATCTGCTATTGTCACTGGACTAGATGTCTTCCCCTGTGATGATGACCCTGGAACTGGGTTCGAACGCAAACAAACTGCTTGA
- the LOC129881390 gene encoding auxin-responsive protein SAUR71-like — MVKSKIIGKLLKAQYLHQLILNSKRRSNNNQFSNETPRGKTLLVPNDVKEGHFAVFSVNPEEEPQRFVVELHWLNHPSFLKLLKKAEDEYGFRQTGVLEFPCRDEELEKVLAVGCLNKVSR, encoded by the coding sequence ATGGTGAAATCCAAGATCATTGGAAAGTTATTGAAGGCTCAATATCTTCATCAATTGATTCTCAATTCCAAAAGGAGGTCAAATAATAATCAGTTTTCCAACGAAACGCCACGTGGCAAGACATTATTGGTGCCAAATGATGTGAAAGAAGGACATTTTGCTGTTTTTTCAGTGAATCCTGAAGAGGAACCCCAAAGGTTTGTGGTGGAATTGCATTGGCTAAATCATCCATCTTTCttgaaattattgaaaaagGCTGAAGATGAATATGGATTTAGACAAACAGGTGTTCTTGAATTCCCTTGTCGTGATGAGGAATTGGAGAAGGTTCTTGCTGTTGGATGTTTGAACAAAGTCTCACGTTGA
- the LOC129882026 gene encoding uncharacterized protein LOC129882026 yields MEKYFGNAYRGDPGVPHADPERFVNIWIGSAAFSALTWINPYMWTLSNQYNWHDKAMLFEQYHWKKALKKNQDYEFKWNQYMDKDARDSYYFNWPVYFP; encoded by the exons atggagAAGTACTTTGGAAACGCATATAGGGGCGACCCGGGAGTGCCACACGCTGACCCGGAACGATTCGTGAATATATGGATCGGCTCTGCTGCTTTCTCTGCTCTCACATGGATTAATCCATACATGTGGACTCTTTCCAATCAATACAA CTGGCATGACAAAGCCATGCTTTTTGAGCAATATCATTGGAAGAAAGCTCTCAAGAAAAATCAGGACTATGAGTTTAAG TGGAACCAGTACATGGATAAAGATGCACGAGACTCGTACTACTTCAATTGGCCTGTTTACTTTCCATAA
- the LOC129882028 gene encoding uncharacterized protein LOC129882028 gives MSDSNLKTVRVVIKGRVQGVSYRGWTVDNATELGLSGWVRNRKDDGTVEAMFSGSSEKVLEMERRCRVGPPAANVTGVDVNACDEDLAPGFECRLTV, from the exons ATGTCCGATTCCAATTTGAAAACT GTGAGGGTTGTAATTAAAGGGAGAGTTCAGGGTGTATCGTATAGGGGTTGGACAGTAGATAATGCGACGGAATTGGGTTTGAGTGGTTGGGTTAGGAACAGAAAGGACGACGGAACTGTGGAAGCCATGTTTTCCGGTAGTTCTGAGAAGGTTCTAGAAATGGAACGCCGGTGTAGGGTGGGACCACCGGCGGCGAATGTCACCGGCGTGGATGTTAATGCTTGTGATGAAGATCTGGCGCCGGGCTTTGAATGTAGGCTAACTGTTTGA